The region TAAGTAAAAATCTCTTTAATTTTATAAAAAATTAAAATATGGGATTTATTGTAAGATTATTGATTACAACGGTACTAGTTGTATTGTTAGCTAACATTTTACCTGGTGTACATGTAGATAGTTATACTACGGGATTATGGGTAGCAGTGGCATTAGGGCTTTTAAATATGTTTTTAAAGCCAATATTAGTATTATTTACATTACCTGCGACTATTTTGACAATGGGACTGTTTTTACTAGTTATAAATGCGTGTATTATACAATTAGGAGCTTATTTTGTAAAGGGATTCATCGTAGATGGATTCTGGTACGCGATGTTGTTTAGTATTGTATTGACATTTTGTCAATCTATCGTAAATGGCTTTTTGCAAAAAGATGAGCCTAGAAGGGGATAAAAAAATTAATAGTTGAAATACAATTACTTAAAAAGTTGTTTGGGTTGTAAAAATAATATATTTTTGCAACCCAATTTTATATGTAAATACATC is a window of Myroides oncorhynchi DNA encoding:
- a CDS encoding phage holin family protein, with amino-acid sequence MGFIVRLLITTVLVVLLANILPGVHVDSYTTGLWVAVALGLLNMFLKPILVLFTLPATILTMGLFLLVINACIIQLGAYFVKGFIVDGFWYAMLFSIVLTFCQSIVNGFLQKDEPRRG